From a single Ignavibacteriales bacterium genomic region:
- a CDS encoding GWxTD domain-containing protein produces MKRIFGFVLLLVFAVSPGLAQKPAQKQNFVLNIDYAKFHNNDSSGYLEIYYGFYPSLISYGNRNGQRMGVLKVNTRVVEEKTGAYRVNILSTVLIPAPDSSQISVRSVSISQAGHALPFGDYRLEVFAVDSISPTRKDSLSIPVQIHSYGASASISDLELCSSVKNSDQKNDLYFKNSLEVIPNPTLVFGASSHPMMFHYCEVYNLDTAQTYVVKTQIVGPDGKLAKESLKARHFGVKSAVEAGMSNVASLSSGKYRLRLVIVDEKGTTTTQSEKAFYAYNPHIQSTMPAAASIKSSELAGMTADELADEFRKAQYVAYDQEIRMFSQITSEDGRREFLAKFWSEVEAGRSGRAGILRSVYLQRVLNADQRFRALGRPGWRTDRGRVLMLYADPDEIERFPSSQDTKPYETWHYYSIENGVDFIFVDRSGFGDYTLVHSTKRGELQDPDWQRFLK; encoded by the coding sequence ATGAAAAGGATATTCGGATTCGTTCTGCTGCTGGTCTTTGCTGTTTCGCCCGGGTTGGCCCAGAAACCGGCGCAGAAACAGAACTTTGTACTAAACATTGACTATGCGAAATTCCACAACAACGATTCCAGCGGCTATCTCGAAATCTACTATGGATTCTACCCGAGCCTGATCAGCTACGGTAACCGGAACGGACAGCGCATGGGCGTATTGAAGGTGAATACGCGCGTCGTGGAGGAGAAAACCGGCGCATACCGGGTGAATATTCTCTCGACGGTGCTGATCCCTGCCCCGGACAGTTCTCAGATTTCAGTCAGATCGGTGAGCATCAGTCAGGCCGGTCACGCGCTTCCGTTCGGTGACTATCGGCTTGAAGTGTTTGCGGTCGATTCTATTTCCCCGACGCGAAAAGACAGCCTTTCGATTCCGGTTCAGATTCACAGCTACGGAGCAAGTGCGTCCATCAGTGACCTCGAGTTGTGCTCGAGCGTGAAGAACTCTGACCAGAAGAACGATCTCTACTTCAAGAATTCTTTGGAGGTCATTCCGAATCCAACTCTCGTGTTCGGTGCATCGTCGCATCCAATGATGTTCCACTATTGCGAAGTCTACAATCTCGATACTGCGCAGACATATGTGGTGAAAACACAGATCGTTGGCCCGGATGGTAAGCTCGCAAAGGAATCCCTAAAAGCGCGGCATTTCGGAGTAAAAAGCGCAGTGGAGGCCGGAATGTCGAACGTCGCATCCCTTTCCTCGGGCAAGTACCGCCTGCGCCTCGTCATCGTGGACGAGAAGGGGACAACGACAACGCAATCCGAAAAGGCATTCTACGCCTACAATCCCCACATCCAGTCCACAATGCCCGCGGCAGCATCGATCAAATCGTCTGAGCTGGCTGGCATGACGGCAGATGAGCTCGCGGATGAGTTTCGCAAGGCCCAGTATGTCGCGTACGATCAGGAGATACGGATGTTTTCGCAGATCACTTCGGAGGACGGACGCCGTGAGTTCCTGGCGAAGTTCTGGTCCGAAGTTGAAGCGGGAAGATCAGGGAGGGCGGGCATCCTGCGCTCCGTCTACCTCCAGAGAGTCCTCAACGCCGACCAACGATTCCGTGCGCTTGGCAGGCCCGGATGGCGGACCGATCGCGGCAGAGTGTTGATGCTGTATGCCGATCCGGACGAAATAGAACGCTTTCCGTCCTCGCAGGACACCAAACCGTACGAAACGTGGCACTACTATTCCATCGAAAACGGCGTGGATTTTATCTTCGTCGATCGATCGGGATTCGGTGATTACACGCTGGTTCACTCCACGAAGCGAGGCGAGCTACAGGATCCTGATTGGCAGCGTTTCCTCAAATAG